CAGAAGGAGTTGATTTTATTAACTTACCATTTGTAAACGTGCAACAATTAGATAAGCTTAACGATAAAGAGTTTGTTTTCATTCAAAGAGAATCTAATGGGAAATTAGCTTTAAAAACAAGTTCTAATCGTTGGTTATAATCATATAATTAGAATTCAATTTGATACGATCAGGAATTTTTACAATAGTATTATTGATGACTTTGGAGGTGTTTTCTCAATCTCCAAAGTTTTCTTTTTCTCAGGAGATTATTGAAGTAAAAACAAATGAAAATATACAAGAAATTAAAGTATACAAAGGTTCATTTACTTCGCACAAACAGTTAGCAAATAGAGAAGCTATTTTAGGAGATCTTTTTAAAGATACTTCTACTTTGTATTTTTCTCCAGTATTACCTTTTCAATTAAACACAACATATACAGTTATTGTAAATGATTCTTTTTTTGAGTTTTTAATTCCGTTAAAAACAGATTATAAAAAATTAAATGTAGCAGCAATTTATCCGAATACATCAAAGTTACCTTCAAATTTTTTGAAATGGTATGTTGCCTTTTCAAAACCAGTAAATCCAGCTAATATTTATAATCATATTAGGCTGATAAATAATAAAACAAAAGAAAAAGTAGATCGAGCTTTGCTGCCTTTAGAAAACGCTTTATTATCTAACGACGGAAAATTATTAACCTTATGGATTGAACCTGGAAGACAAAAAAGAGATTTAGGTCCGAATAAACATTTGGGAGAAGTTTTAAATGAAGGAGTATCGTATACTTTACTGATTGATGAAAAATTAAAAGATACAGAAGGTGTTGCTATGGGAAAAACATTTGAACATGCTTTTCATGTTATTGGTTCAGATAGAATTCAGCCAAGTATAAAAAAGTGGGAATTTGTTTTACCAAAATCAAATACAAATCAGTCTTTAGTAATTCAATTAAATGATAATTTAGATTTCGGAAGTCTACATAATAGCTTACAAATTATCAATACAAAAGGACAAGTAATTTCAGGAAGTTTTAAAATTAAAACCAATGAAAGTACAATTGAATTTACTCCAAATACTTCTTGGAAAAAAGGTGATTATATTTTGAAATGTGATAAAATAATCGAAGATGTTTCAGGAAATAATCTAGAACGTTTATTCG
This genomic stretch from Tenacibaculum jejuense harbors:
- a CDS encoding Ig-like domain-containing protein, with the translated sequence MTLEVFSQSPKFSFSQEIIEVKTNENIQEIKVYKGSFTSHKQLANREAILGDLFKDTSTLYFSPVLPFQLNTTYTVIVNDSFFEFLIPLKTDYKKLNVAAIYPNTSKLPSNFLKWYVAFSKPVNPANIYNHIRLINNKTKEKVDRALLPLENALLSNDGKLLTLWIEPGRQKRDLGPNKHLGEVLNEGVSYTLLIDEKLKDTEGVAMGKTFEHAFHVIGSDRIQPSIKKWEFVLPKSNTNQSLVIQLNDNLDFGSLHNSLQIINTKGQVISGSFKIKTNESTIEFTPNTSWKKGDYILKCDKIIEDVSGNNLERLFDRDVTKKKTKPILERKFSIS